The genomic segment ACGAAGAATCTTTACGATACTTTCAAGGTGACGAGCTGGCTGCAAGGGTTTGGGTAAACAAATATGCAGTTAAGGATTCTTTCGGGAATATTTACGAAAAGTCTCCGGAAGACATGCACTGGAGAATAGCCAACGAAGTGGCACGCATTGAGGCCAAGTATCCTAACGCACTGAGTTCCGAAGAACTCTTCGGGTTGTTCAACCACTTCAAATACATCGTTCCGCAAGGAAGTCCGATGACCGGGATCGGTAACAACTATCAGGTGGCTTCCCTTTCCAACTGTTTTGTTATAGGTGTGGACGGTGAAGCCGATTCTTATGGCGCCATCTTCAAAGTGGACGAAGAGCAGGTACAACTGATGAAACGCCGCGGCGGAGTAGGACACGACTTATCACACATCCGCCCAAAAGGTTCTCCGGTAAAAAATTCCGCTTTGACTTCCACCGGACTGGTTCCTTTCATGGAACGCTACTCCAACTCTACTCGTGAAGTGGCCCAAGACGGTCGTCGGGGTGCGCTCATGTTAAGCGTGTCCATCAAGCATCCGGATTCGGAAGCGTTCATCGATGCAAAAATGACAGAAGGCAAGGTGACAGGCGCCAATGTTTCCGTCAAACTGACCGATGCATTTATGCAAGCAGCCATTGATGGCAAACCATACGTACAGCAATACCCGATTGACGCCACCGATCCTGTATTCAAGAAAGAAATCAATGCCACCGATCTGTGGAAAAAAATTGTGCACAACGCATGGAAGTCCGCCGAACCCGGTGTGCTTTTCTGGGATACCATTCTAAAAGAGTCTGTACCCGATTGCTATGCAGACTTGGGTTACCGCACCGTATCCACCAACCCTTGCGGTGAGATACCTTTATGCCCCTACGACTCTTGCCGCTTGCTGGCTATCAACCTATATTCCTATGTAGTCAATCCGTTCAAGCCGGACGCTTACTTCGATTTCGACCTCTTCAAGAAGCACGTTGCATTGGCCCAGCGCATCATGGACGATATCATCGATCTGGAGTTGGAAAAGATAGAACGCATCATGGCCAAGATTGATGCCGATCCGGAAAGCGAAGACGTGAAACATACTGAAAGCGTATTGTGGCAGAAGATATATAAGAAAAGCGGTCAGGGTCGCCGTACCGGTGTGGGAATCACCGCCGAAGGCGATATGCTTGCAGCACTGGGATTGCGTTACGGCACTGAAGAAGCGACCGAATTCGCCGAACAAGTGCATAAGACAGTAGCGCTGAGTGCCTACCGCTCGTCTGTGGTAATGGCAAAAGAGCGTGGTGCTTTTGAAGTTTACGACAGCGAACGTGAGAAGAACAACCCGTTCATCAACCGTTTGCGCGAGGCCGACCCCGAACTGTATGAGGAAATGAAGAAATACGGCCGTCGTAACATTGCCTGTCTCACCATTGCGCCGACAGGTACAACAAGTTTGATGACACAGACCACTTCCGGCATCGAACCCGTATTCCTGCCCGTCTACAAACGCCGCCGCAAAGTCAACCCGAACGATTCCAACGTACATATCGACTTTGTCGACGAAACCGGAGACGCTTTTGAAGAATACATCGTATTCCACCCCAAATTCGTGACATGGATGGAGGCAGAAGGTTACGACCCAGCCAAACGCTATACGCAAGAAGAAATAGATGCACTGGTTGAGAAGTCACCTTATTATAAAGCGACTTCCAACGATGTAGACTGGCTGATGTAACCATTAACCTACCGAACGATGTGGACGAGGAACTGGTAAACCGCCTGTACGTCGAAGCATGGAAATCGGGCTGTAAAGGCTGTACGGTGTATCGTGACGGTTCGCGTTCCGGCGTACTCATCTCCACCAAGAGCGACAAGAAAAACGAACTCCCGCCATGCAAGCCGCCTACGGTTGTCGAGACACGTCCGAAAGTGCTTGAAGCAGACGTTGTGCGTTTCCAGAACAATAAGGAAAAATGGGTGGCATTCGTCGGATTGCTGGACGGACATCCCTACGAGATATTCACCGGTCTTCAAGATGACGACGAAGGCATCATCCTCCCGAAGAATGTTTCAACAGGACATATCATCAAGAACGTCGATGAGAACGGGAACAAGCGTTACGACTTCCAGTTTGAGAACAAACGCGGTTACAAGGTCACTATCGAGGGACTGTCCGAGAAATTCAACAAGGAATATTGGAATTACGCCAAGCTCATCTCCGGCGTATTGCGTTACCGCATGCCTATCGAGCAGGTAATGAAACTGGTAAGCTCACTCCAGCTGGATAGCGAAAACATCAATACTTGGAAGAACGGTGTGGAACGCGCTCTGAAGAAGTACGTCACAGACGGCACAGAGGCCAAAGGCAAAAAATGCCCGAACTGCGGCAACGAAACCCTTGTCTATCAGGAAGGTTGTCTCATCTGCACCACTTGCGGTGCATCCCGCTGCGGATAATCGGAAGAGCAAACGTTTGCATAGGATTTTAAACGAGATAGCAGACAATAGCTGCATGATTATGAAGAATATTTTTTATACTTGCATAATCATTGCAGCTATTGCTATTTCTAAATCTAATATATATGACCTTATCATTTAATATCGAGTACAGAACCAATTGGGGTGAAGAAGTCAGAGTTTCAGGCTCCATCCCGGAACTTGGAAACGGACATCCCTCCAAAGCATTTCCGCTACAAACCATAGACGGCATCCATTGGGCTGCGGAAGCAGACATTGCAGTGCCGGAAAGCGGATACGTCCTATACAGCTACTATATTTTCCGCGACGGGCACCCTATACGTGTCGAGTGGAACAGCCTGCCCCGCACTCTTTACCTCTCCGGAAACTCCAAGAAAACCTACCGGATACAAGATTGCTGGAAGAACCTGCCGGAGCAGCAATATTTCTACACCTCCGCCTTTACGGAATCCCTTCTGGCACACCGCGAACGCAGTGCTGCTCCTAAGGGGCATAAAAAAGGCCTGCTGATAAAAGCGTATGCCCCCTGCATCGACAGTGACCACTGTCTGGGCATCTGCGGAAACCAGCCGATCTTCGGAAACTGGAATCCGGACAAGGCCGTACTTATGAGTGATGCCAACTTCCCTGAATGGCAAATAGAGGCAGATGCCTCCAAAATCCATTTTCCGTTGGAATACAAATTCATTCTATACAACAAGAAAGAACGCCGCGCCGTATGCTGGGAAAACAATCCGAACCGGTATATGGCGGACCCGCAAAGCGGTGCAAACGAGACACTGGTTATCGGTGACCGTTATGTATATTTCAACCTTCCCGTCTGGAAAGGTTCGGGTGTTGCCGTACCCGTATTCTCACTCCGTTCCGAGAAAAGTTTCGGTGTAGGCGATTTCGGCGATTTAAAACGCATGATCGACTGGGCCGTCAGCACCCGGCAGAAAGCCGTACAGATTCTGCCGATCAACGACACCACCATGACACATACGTGGACAGACTCCTATCCTTATAACAGCATCTCCATCTATGCTTTCCACCCGATGTACACAGACTTGAAACAACTGGGTGCATTGAAAGACAAGAAACTTATGGCTGCGTTCAACAAACGTCAGAAGGAACTGAATGCCCTGCCCTCCGTCGATTATGAGGCAGTCAACAAAACCAAATGGGAATACTTCCACCTCATCTTCAAGCAAGAGGGAGAGAAGGTGCTGGCCTCGGCAGCCTTCCATGAGTTTTTCGAGTCGAACAAGGAATGGTTACAACCGTATGCCGTTTTCAGCTATCTGCGTGACGCCTATAAAACGCCCAACTTCCGCGAGTGGCCGAAGTACAGCAGCTACGACATCCAAGAGATAGAGAAACTCTGCCAGCCGGAATCGGCGGATTATCCGCATATCGCCATCTATTATTACATCCAGTTCAACCTGCACCGGCAGCTACTCGCCGCCACTGAACACGCACGCGCCAACGGCGTCGTACTGAAAGGCGACATCCCCATCGGCATCAGTCGCAACAGCGTAGAAGCATGGACAGAACCCCATTATTTCAACCTGAACGGACAAGCCGGCGCACCACCCGACGATTTCTCGGTGAATGGACAAAACTGGGGCTTCCCCACCTATAACTGGGATGTCATGGAAAAAGACGGTTATGCATGGTGGATGAAGCGCTTCCGCAAAATGGCGGAATACTTCGACGCCTATCGCATCGACCACATCCTCGGCTTCTTCCGCATCTGGGAAATCCCGATGCACGCCGTACATGGCCTGCTGGGGCAGTTTGTACCCGCCCTACCCATGACACGTGAAGAGATAGAAAGCTACGGACTCCCCTTTCGCGATGAGTTCCTGAAACCGTATATACACGAATATTTCCTCGGACAGATGTTCGGTCCGCACACCGACTACGTGAAGCAAACCTTCATCGAACCGACGGACACGTGGGAAATCTACCGGATGCGTCCGGAGTTTGACACCCAACGTAAGGTAGAAGCCTACTTTGCCGGCAAGACGGACGAAGACAGCATTTGGGTGCGCGACGGCTTGTATGCGCTCATCAGCGACGTACTGTTTGTACCCGACCGCCACGACCCGTACAAATATCATCCCCGTATCGGCGTGCAACACGACTATGTGTACCGCTCCCTGAATGATTGGGAGAAATCGGCCTTCAACCGCCTGTACGACCACTACTACTACCACCGCCACAACGAGTTCTGGCGCGAGCAAGCCATGAACAAGCTGCCTCAACTGACACAGTCCACCCGAATGTTGGTATGCGGTGAGGACTTGGGTATGATTCCCGATTGCGTGGCATGGGTGATGAACGATCTGCGTATCCTCTCACTGGAGATACAGCGCATGCCCAAAGACCCCACACAGGAGTTCGGGCATCCGGAGTGGTATCCATACCGCTCAGTCTGCACCATATCCACCCACGACATGTCCACACTGCGCGGCTGGTGGGAAGAAGACTTTCAGCAAACGCAACGTTACTACAACACGATGCTCGGACACTATGGCGCTGCCCCCGCAACTGCCACTCCCGAGCTTTGCGAAGAGGTGGTGCGCAAGCATCTGCAAAGCAACTCCATACTCGCCATCCTCTCCCTGCAAGACTGGATGTCCATGGACGGCAAATGGCGCAACCCCAACGCACAGGAAGAGCGCATTAATGTGCCAGCCAACCCACGTCACTACTGGCGCTGGCGCATGCACCTGACGCTGGAGCAACTGATGAAAGCCGAAAGCCTGAATGAAAAGATAAAAGAACTTATCGCACAAAACGGACGATAAGACAAGTGCATTTAAACTGATAATTAATAAGAAAGCGGTGGAAAACTTTTGAGAAGTCTCCACCGCTTTCCTGTTAATTGTATTCTCCAAGATGCAATTTTCTGTTATTTTTGTATTTTATAGAATACAAAACTCCACCGCTTTTGTATTTTATAAAAAACAAGACACAGCAACAATTGGCCGGTGTGGAAAAAGGCTACCTGGCATTGAATAATATCGAAGTGGGCTTCCGTAATGAAATTCCGCTATGGTTATTCGGATTGACGTACTAAATTGAGAGCTTACAAAGCCAAATCATATAAAAAATTTCCCCGCGTTTCACAACGCAGGGAAAACAAACAAACAAATACAAACAGTATAGCATGGAAACGGAACACTTTCCAACTGTTTTCCATGCAAACTGGATGTTTCTATATATTTCCGGCAAGCGGCATCCGCCGCATTACCATAGTTATTTATAGTCGTCCCATCCGGTAACGTCTGCGCCAAATGTAACGCCTTCCTTGATGATAATGTTCTTGTTTATGCTGTCATAATAATCATTATTCGCACTCAAGTTACCATTGATAGTACCACCATTAATGACAAGATTACCGTTCTTCTTACCGCTATCACCGTCAAACTCTACGCGGCCATTAATGACGCTTTGGCCATTGACAGTGACCGTTACCCCTCCCGGATAAGGCTTGTAGGAGTAAACATCGAACGCACATTGTCCTGCTGCAGCAGTAATGGTAGAGTTTGAAATCGTACAGCTTCCGTTATTATTGGAGATAACATACTTACAAGAACTTCCGCCAATCAGTTTGACTTTGTCCAGTGTCAGATGACAGTAATTCTGTATAAGCATCCTGCCTGACGCCACCTCTTTGGGCTGAACAGTACCATTCCTGAAAGTAACAAAAGCATCTTTTTCAAGATGGAAGTATTGGTTCTGGTATCCGGTAGAACCAAATAACGGATCATTGGTAAGATTCCATGCATGTTGGTTCAAGTCTATCTCAACCGTAGCCCGGCTACCGTTTTCCTCTTTATTATTTTTATCTTTACCATAGAAAATGCCCAGTCCCGGACCCTCATAGTCCTTCAGAAGTTTGACTTTCACATTGGCCCCGGCAGACAGATGGCCGAGCAGACTCGGATCGGAGAATGTACCGCCACTGACGTTGATAGCCGGTGTGTAGCCGGCATTGCCCGTAGAAACAAGCGCATTAGCCTCTGCTGTCAGTGTACCGCCTTTGATGTTCACGACACAATCGCCATATTTGGCAGCTACATTGATTGCCGCACTTTCCATATTGCCGGTACCGTCGCCCCAATCTCCGGTATCGCCTGTACCCTTACTGGTGATCAAGGCTGTGCCTTCAACATTCAGTGTACCGCGGTTGATGCATACACCACCGCCTACACCATACACCTTACCGCCACTAATGGTGGTTGTGCCGGATTGCGGCAAGTACACTGCATAATCGGAAGTAGAAATCAGCTCACCGCCTTCAATCCTGATTACACTATTTTGCGTTTTGTACTTACCATTACCTAACACCGCAGACCAGCCTGCTTCGATCTTACCGCCGGTTATGGTGAAATCGCCACCTTCATAAACAGCCACACCATACTGCCCATTATTTGTAGCATTTTCTCTGGCGGCATAAATAGTGCCGCTCTGCATAATCATAGCCGCATTTTCACCTATAATACGGATCAAGCCTGCACCATAAGCGCCGCCTGTATAATCCTTATTTGCAATAATCCGGCCGTTTCCCTTGCTGTCTTTCAGTGTCAGATTTCCATATACCGCAATTCCGTCTACTCCCCGATTGGCTGCTGTAATGGTGTTGCCGTTCAGGTCTAAGGTAGCCGTCTTATTGGCAGGAATCTCAATGCTTCTACCTGTTATGTCAACATCTTCTTTCAACTGATATACGCCGCCTTCAGCCATAGCCTCTTTGAGGTTCTCCGCTTCCAAAGACACCTTTTCAAAGCCTTGCGGCAAGGTGGCGGGAAGCTGTGCCTGATTTGAAGCATAAATATATGTAATGCCGGTGTTTTCGGTGCTCTTTAGAATTGTAGTAATCGTACCTTTACCAAACACCTTTACATTACCGGCATTCACTGTCAGTTTGTCAACAGTCACCCCGTCATTGATTACCAACGTATTTTCGGCAGTACCGGCTTCTATCTCATCATACTTCGTTCCATTCAGATAGACGGTTGTCTGCTTTGCGTCAATGACCAGTTTTTTGGTTTGCGGAGCTATGATAGTAAGTTCTTTCGGAGGATTTGAATTTCCTGCATCATTGGTATAATTAATCGTCACCGTCTTATTCGTTGTTTCCGGCAATGTAATGGAAACAGCCTTATCCGTTGCCGTATATTTAGGTAACTCAATGGTTGCATCTTGCGCCGGAGCAGTTGTAACAACTACATTATCACAGGTTTTCAACGCATCGGCTACGTCTGCAATATTAGCTACTTCCACAATCTTCTTATCCAAATCACCTGTGAACGCCGGTTCTAAGGTTGCGACAAACTGGCCCGACACAGTCAGCATGCTGCCTGTCACATTCGTCTTGTAGTTACGCTGAACAGGAATATTACTCAATTCCTTATCGGTAATCTTCTCTCCAGCGGCATTATTCATTGTCAACACCATATTCGTCAGCAATTGTCCCTCTTTCGGAGCAAAAAGATAATCCATGGTCAGTGCACCATCACCATCTACAACAGCAGCATTTTCGTTGTAAGAAAGTGCGGCCAAATCACCTGTCACTGCGCCTGTATGAGCATTAAAGCCCTTATATACCCCTTTGAACGCCAACGATGCAGTGGCAGGAATAAGCGCCGTTCTATCTGTGGGAATACTCCCAAGGTCTGTGGTCTTAATATTCAACTGACCAAAGGGGCGGGTCAATTCCACTGCCTCATTGAAGGCTCCGGTCACCAACTTACTCAGCAATACGCCCGTAAAGGCATCGCGAGAGTCATCGTTTCCGGCATAATTTCCGAGAAGAGAAATATTCTGTAAACCATTAGTAGTCTGGTAATGTCTGTCGGTCTTAATGCCTCCCTCTCCGGAAACATCCGCCCAGAACACAAAGTCATAGGTTTGTGAAGTTACCAGCCTCACGTTGAAGGTCGCAGTTTTATTACCCGCCACAGGCACCACCTGACGCTCACCATAAAGTTTGTCACCCAAATAAATCTCCATGATACAACGGTTCACCTGTGTACCGTCGCCCGCCGCGCGGGTAGAAGGAGCATTAGCACCCGGCAACTGCACACTGAAAGATACAGCAGTCTCGTTGCCACTTCCACCATTCACCAACTCGTCATTCTGACAGGCTGTGAAAGCCAACAGGATAAGACCCGCCAGCAGTAAAAAACTCTTTTTCATATTAATAATGTTTTAGAATAGAAAGACATTCCTAAAATCTCGTACCGTTAATAGTCAGCGAAGGCTGGGTTTCCTCGTATCGTATTCCTCCCAGCAGCCCCATATATTCTGTTTTATCGATCGTCTTACCATTAAAGGTTGAACTTTGAATATAGCTGAACGGCATATCGATAACCAAAGACTGACCTTTCACACCTTGCAATGTACCTACACAAATGCTGCTCTTACGATGCTCCTCACCGATATTCGTATTAGCCGGAGCTTCTACTTTGGTATTGATGATGAAATTTCCGCTTACTTCATTGGCAACCGCCACTGAACCGATATAACCTAAAATACCGCCACACTGACCATACTCCTGATTCTCGGTATCTACCTTAATCGTCGAACCTTTCACAGTACATTTTCTGATGCTGATACCATTCTCAGCCTGGAAACCGGCTATGCCACCCACTTTATTGATACCCTGCACGATACTATTTTCGAGTGTACAATTCTCTACCACGTTCGTACCATAGGCACGACCGATAAATCCGCCGGCATAAGCATTGTTACTGCCATCATTAACTGCTGTAATATTCGCATTCTTCAGAGTAAGGTTCTTGACAGTCACACGAATGGCATTAGGTAACAAGCCTGCATATTGCTTGTTCGACAAAGTATAATTGGCAATGGTATGATTATTTCCGTTGAAAGTACAATTACTTATACTTTCAAACGAAGTGCTCAATGTGATATTATGGCTACCCATATCCAAATCGCGGACAAGCACCACTTCCACACTCTTTCCATCGGCTCCGCTTTGAATAAAGCCGGCCAACACATCCGGATCACCTATGTAAATCTTACCGTCATCAGCAACGGTTCCTACGGAAGCATAACTGTGTCCACTCCATTTATGGCTTGGCAACACTGTTGCACCCGTTGCACATCCGTCAAGATTTATCGAGCCATCATCAACCACTTCATTGCGCCAAGCATTGGCATTGAAATCTACCACATGCGGCAAACGCGGCGTCCGGGTTTCACGGAACTTTGTATTATTCTTCAATATCAGTTTATTATAATAAGGAGAACGCATGCTTACACCATACTGATAGTTGGTTTCTGTCTGTGGAACATTATCACTCACTACATCACAGTTATCCAACGTTATTGTATTGTTACGCACATACTTAACTGGTGCGGCATCGGTGGCATTATAGTCATTCAACACAACAGTGGCAAATACTTCCGTAGGACCAGAAAAACAGTTACGCCCTATCAGCTTAGAATTCTTCACATTAAAAACAGAGCCGGCATTTGCAGTAGACCAAATATTGAAAGCAGCACGCCCGTCAAGAATGGAGTTATCCACATTGATATTCAACGATACATTATGCAATGTATTAATAGCATAGTACACTCCTTCAAAAACACAATCGTTTACAGTCAGGTTTGTCACAGCCGTTCCATCATACGCTTTATTACTATTACGTCCTACTGTAATCGCTCTCGAATAAGAAGAGTTTTTAAAATTATCGCTCTTCTCGCTCGTATAATCATAATCCTGCGACTTATCCACATTCAACTTCGTGGCTCCAAAGCCAATATAGGAATTCTCCAGTAAAGCTGTAATCACATTACCGGTACCGCCGTTCTGAATGTTGAAACCAGACTGATTAGACTTACCGGAAGTCAGCAATAAAGAACTGTTACGGACAGTAATTTTCTGATTGGTTCCTAATACTTTCACCAATGGATATTCATTGGTAGAAGATACTGTCAAGTTATCAAATGTAACATTGGCAGCTCCGTCGATTATCTCGATAGGAGATACGGCAGCCTGATCTACATGTATTTTCAGGTTGGAGATGGTGGCGTTAGCAGCAATTTTCATTGGTTTCCCTACGGTTGCCGAAGAATTGGCAGATACTTTGGCCGCATCGAATGTAGCTTCACGTTCAATCAAAATGCCGGTATACCCTGAAATAGCATCGGTTATCAAGTTATCATAACTTTGTTGATTATCAAGGCAGCGGATGATAGTTCCGTTCCAACCCGTCTCCTTCGTCACAGCAGCAGTTATCTTTCCATAAAGCTTAACATTACCTTTCTTCAACGTCAGTGTTCCGATAGTAACACCACTTTCCACAATCAAGGTATTCTCCGCCGTAGCAGCCTCAACTGCTGTATAAGACTGTCCATTCAATGTTACGGTAGACTTTTCCGCCTTAATAATTACCTTACTAGCAGAAGGGGTCGTTATTTTCAATTCCTTAGGAGCATTTTTGCTCTCTTCACCGCCTTCCGATGAATAATTAATAGTAATATCCTGAGCTGTTTCAGGCAATGTTATGGACACCGCTACATCTTCTTCCTCATATTTAGGTAATGAAATGGTTTCCGCCTGCGTCGGAGGTGTCGTAACGACAACGTTAGTATTGGTTTTTAAGGCTTCAGTGACTTCACTTACGAGCGCTACTTCTTTCACTGTCTCACTTAAATCAGGAGAAGAAAACGTAGGCTTTACTGTTACCTTAACCTTACCGTCAACCGTCAGCAAATTGCCCGTTACATTTGTCTTATAATTGCGCTGAACAGGTATAGTATTCAAATCTTTCGTAGTAATCAGCTTACCGGCAGCATTGTTTACGGCAAGTGTCATATTTACCAAATGTTGCTCGCCTACAGCTTTCGGTGCAAAAAGATAATCCACAGTCAGATTACCGGTAGCATCCACCACATCTGCCGCTTTTTCGTAAGCCAAAGTTATCGGTTCGCCAATCAAATCCCCCGTAGCAGCATTAAAGCCGGTATAAAGGTTCTTGAACGACAAGGTAGCAGTTGTCGGAGTCAATGCCTCTCTTTGATTTTCAGGAATCAAAGCCAAATCTTCCGTCTTGATATTCAACTGTCCGAACGGACGAGTCAACTCCACACTTTCAGAAAAAGCATTTGTAACCAGCTTCTCCAGACTAGCAGAGAAAGCATCACGCGTATCATCCTTGCTACTCCCATTGTAAGTGCCTATCATAGCTATGTTACGAAGGTCAGCAGTGTTGTAATGCAAATCGGTTTTAATATCCTCACCTTCAGCAGACGCCACATGGTCTGCCCAGAATACGAAGTTATACGTTTGTGACGTAACCAGACGGACATCGAATTTAGCTGTCAGCCCATCCGCCTGAACGGCACTGACTTCACGCTTATACAATTCGTCATTCAGATAGATTTCCATGATGCAACGGTTCACCTGCACACCGTCACCGGCAGCGCGGGTGACAGCAGAATGGCCGTCATCCGGCAACTGTACACTGAAAGAAGCGGCCACTTCGCCGTTTCTTCCACCATTCACCAGCTCGTCACTCTGACAGGCTGTGAAAACCAACAGGATAAGACCTGCCAGTAGTGAGAAATACTTTTTCATATTAGTTTTGTTTGAGTGAGACATATATTATTTTTTTGAATAAGAAAATTAAGGAACCACCACGTTTATCTCTCCGTCAAAACCAGGGTCAATACCGATGCCGGGAGCAAATTCACGAGTAAGGAACTCATCGCGCACCATGGTTATCTTGTTCCGCTTGAGAGGCACTTCCACCCCGGTGACGCGATTCACCTCCTGTCCCTCCTCGTTGTAAATGATCATTTCTAAGGTGACGGAAGATTCTTCGCCGTTCACCAGCACGTAGTCGAAAGCCAGACAGGCTTCATTGTCTGAAAGGACGAGAAGGTTGGAAGTGAACTTTATGCCCATAACCGCCTCATTGGGGCGGTTGGAGACAACATTAAAGCCTACGGGGAAATATCCGGTATAAAGCACCTGCACCGTAAAATCATCTATGGCTGCGTCCCGGATACTTTTCGTTTGCTCCAGCTTGTTGAGGTACTTGACAATGTCGGTGGTAATCAACTCCACCTTTGCCAACGGACGCTCCAGTTGCATCTCCTCGCGGTGTCCGGCTTCCGATTGGCAGCGATAGGGTGAAAGGTCAAGGGCAGCTTGCCCGCAGAACACATCCTTATAGTCGGTTCCGCCCGTATAGTCTCCTTTCAGTTTGACGGCAGAGAAATCAGAGGTAGTATAAAAACAGTCGTCGGCAACATTGCCGGAAACTCCGGAAGCAAGCACAAAGTCGCGCCATGCCACCACCCGGTAGTTGCGTGCATGAAGGTCACATTCCAAAGTCACATCCTCCGTATCTCCCTCATCACAAATGAGTTGGCGGCGAAATTGCAGGCTTTGGTCGAACTTATCATCGGCATAGACTTCCACGATGTAACGCACCTTGTATTCACGAGGGTCGGCGGCGCGGGTGGAGAATTCCGGAACATCGAACGGGGTCATGTCCGCACCGGGCAACAGGACTATTTCGGTATGCACAATCGTAGGGTCTACTCCGCCGTCCTCCGGCAATTCGCGCACGCTGCATCCTCCCAGCAGGGATATGGACAACAAGCTGCAGACAGCTATCAACAGTTTTTTCATCGCCGGCCTCCTTTCCAATC from the Bacteroides eggerthii genome contains:
- a CDS encoding DUF6562 domain-containing protein codes for the protein MKKYFSLLAGLILLVFTACQSDELVNGGRNGEVAASFSVQLPDDGHSAVTRAAGDGVQVNRCIMEIYLNDELYKREVSAVQADGLTAKFDVRLVTSQTYNFVFWADHVASAEGEDIKTDLHYNTADLRNIAMIGTYNGSSKDDTRDAFSASLEKLVTNAFSESVELTRPFGQLNIKTEDLALIPENQREALTPTTATLSFKNLYTGFNAATGDLIGEPITLAYEKAADVVDATGNLTVDYLFAPKAVGEQHLVNMTLAVNNAAGKLITTKDLNTIPVQRNYKTNVTGNLLTVDGKVKVTVKPTFSSPDLSETVKEVALVSEVTEALKTNTNVVVTTPPTQAETISLPKYEEEDVAVSITLPETAQDITINYSSEGGEESKNAPKELKITTPSASKVIIKAEKSTVTLNGQSYTAVEAATAENTLIVESGVTIGTLTLKKGNVKLYGKITAAVTKETGWNGTIIRCLDNQQSYDNLITDAISGYTGILIEREATFDAAKVSANSSATVGKPMKIAANATISNLKIHVDQAAVSPIEIIDGAANVTFDNLTVSSTNEYPLVKVLGTNQKITVRNSSLLLTSGKSNQSGFNIQNGGTGNVITALLENSYIGFGATKLNVDKSQDYDYTSEKSDNFKNSSYSRAITVGRNSNKAYDGTAVTNLTVNDCVFEGVYYAINTLHNVSLNINVDNSILDGRAAFNIWSTANAGSVFNVKNSKLIGRNCFSGPTEVFATVVLNDYNATDAAPVKYVRNNTITLDNCDVVSDNVPQTETNYQYGVSMRSPYYNKLILKNNTKFRETRTPRLPHVVDFNANAWRNEVVDDGSINLDGCATGATVLPSHKWSGHSYASVGTVADDGKIYIGDPDVLAGFIQSGADGKSVEVVLVRDLDMGSHNITLSTSFESISNCTFNGNNHTIANYTLSNKQYAGLLPNAIRVTVKNLTLKNANITAVNDGSNNAYAGGFIGRAYGTNVVENCTLENSIVQGINKVGGIAGFQAENGISIRKCTVKGSTIKVDTENQEYGQCGGILGYIGSVAVANEVSGNFIINTKVEAPANTNIGEEHRKSSICVGTLQGVKGQSLVIDMPFSYIQSSTFNGKTIDKTEYMGLLGGIRYEETQPSLTINGTRF
- a CDS encoding DUF6562 domain-containing protein; amino-acid sequence: MKKLLIAVCSLLSISLLGGCSVRELPEDGGVDPTIVHTEIVLLPGADMTPFDVPEFSTRAADPREYKVRYIVEVYADDKFDQSLQFRRQLICDEGDTEDVTLECDLHARNYRVVAWRDFVLASGVSGNVADDCFYTTSDFSAVKLKGDYTGGTDYKDVFCGQAALDLSPYRCQSEAGHREEMQLERPLAKVELITTDIVKYLNKLEQTKSIRDAAIDDFTVQVLYTGYFPVGFNVVSNRPNEAVMGIKFTSNLLVLSDNEACLAFDYVLVNGEESSVTLEMIIYNEEGQEVNRVTGVEVPLKRNKITMVRDEFLTREFAPGIGIDPGFDGEINVVVP